The following are encoded together in the Streptomyces tsukubensis genome:
- a CDS encoding sugar ABC transporter ATP-binding protein, with protein MVELLRVEGIRKTFPGVVALDGVDFDLRAGEVHALLGENGAGKSTLIKVMSGGHRPDAGRVLVDGREVSVRGARDAERFGIAAIHQEFNLVPELTVAENIFLGRQPRRFGVVDRKRMTADAVTLLDEAGIDVPARAAVRELGIAGRQKVEIAKALSLRARVLIMDEPTAVLTSEETDALFRLVRGLRDDGVGVVFITHRLEEIAALCDRVTVLRDGRSVGRPDATGSREALVRLMVGRDIGRQYPRRSAERGATLLKVSGLTRKGDFHDIGFEVRAGEVVGIAGLVGAGRTELVRAVFGADGYDAGTVEVAGVPLPGHDVPAARAAGLALVPEDRKGQGLVLDASVADNLGLVTLASSTRAGLVDRRAQTSGAERIAGRLGVRMAGLGQPVRTLSGGNQQKVVIGKWLLAEAKVLILDEPTRGVDVGAKSEIYGIVGELTAAGHAVLMVSSDLPEVLGMSDRVLVMAGGRIVGELPAGEATGDAVMALAVGGPSPAAQGAAGERTAGASRADNETEESDDH; from the coding sequence GTGGTGGAACTGCTGCGTGTCGAGGGAATCCGTAAGACCTTTCCCGGCGTGGTCGCCCTCGACGGCGTCGACTTCGACCTGCGCGCCGGCGAGGTGCACGCGCTGCTCGGCGAGAACGGCGCGGGCAAGAGCACCCTCATCAAAGTCATGTCAGGAGGGCACCGACCCGACGCCGGCCGTGTACTGGTCGACGGCCGCGAGGTGAGCGTCAGAGGCGCGCGCGACGCGGAACGGTTCGGCATCGCCGCCATTCACCAGGAGTTCAATCTGGTACCCGAGCTGACGGTGGCCGAGAACATCTTCCTGGGCCGTCAGCCGCGGCGCTTCGGCGTGGTCGACAGGAAGCGGATGACGGCCGACGCGGTGACGCTCCTCGACGAGGCGGGTATCGATGTGCCCGCGCGGGCAGCCGTCCGCGAACTCGGCATCGCGGGGCGCCAGAAGGTGGAGATCGCCAAGGCGCTCAGTCTGCGGGCCAGGGTGCTCATCATGGACGAGCCGACGGCCGTGCTCACCTCCGAGGAGACGGACGCCCTGTTCCGGCTCGTGCGGGGGCTGCGCGACGACGGGGTGGGCGTCGTCTTCATCACGCACCGGCTGGAGGAGATCGCGGCCCTCTGCGACCGGGTCACCGTGCTGCGGGACGGACGCAGCGTGGGACGACCGGACGCCACCGGCTCCCGGGAGGCGCTGGTCCGTCTGATGGTGGGCCGCGACATCGGCCGGCAGTATCCGCGCCGTTCGGCGGAGAGGGGCGCGACACTCCTGAAGGTCAGCGGCCTGACACGGAAGGGCGACTTCCACGACATCGGTTTCGAGGTGCGCGCCGGGGAGGTCGTGGGCATCGCGGGGCTCGTGGGGGCCGGCAGAACCGAGCTGGTGCGCGCCGTCTTCGGCGCCGACGGCTACGACGCGGGCACCGTCGAGGTGGCCGGGGTTCCACTGCCCGGCCATGACGTGCCCGCCGCCAGAGCCGCGGGGCTCGCGCTGGTCCCCGAGGACCGCAAGGGGCAGGGGCTGGTCCTCGACGCCTCGGTGGCGGACAACCTCGGGCTGGTCACGCTGGCCTCCTCGACCCGCGCGGGTCTGGTGGACCGCCGTGCGCAGACTTCCGGCGCGGAACGGATCGCCGGGCGGCTCGGGGTACGGATGGCCGGGCTCGGTCAGCCGGTCCGCACCCTCTCGGGCGGCAATCAGCAGAAGGTGGTGATCGGCAAGTGGCTGCTCGCGGAGGCGAAGGTCCTGATCCTCGACGAGCCCACCCGCGGTGTGGACGTCGGTGCGAAGTCGGAGATCTACGGGATCGTCGGCGAACTCACCGCGGCGGGCCACGCCGTACTGATGGTCTCCAGCGATCTGCCTGAGGTGCTCGGTATGAGCGACCGCGTGCTGGTGATGGCCGGAGGCCGGATCGTCGGGGAGCTGCCGGCCGGAGAGGCGACGGGCGACGCGGTGATGGCGCTCGCCGTGGGCGGGCCGTCCCCGGCCGCTCAAGGTGCGGCCGGGGAACGGACAGCGGGGGCTTCCCGCGCGGACAACGAGACGGAGGAATCCGATGACCACTGA
- a CDS encoding ABC transporter permease/substrate-binding protein, with translation MTTETRGAAKSTTGVRGARRLLLDNGALSALVVLVVVLSLSSGDFLTTRNLLNVGVQAAVTAILAFGVTLVIVSAGIDLSVGSVAALSATVLAWSASSAGVPVWLAVVLAVATGAACGVVSGVLVSYGRLPSFIATLAMLSVGRGLSLVISEGRPLPFPHSVSRLGDTLGDWLPVPVIVMVAVGLVTAGILGRTFLGRSLYAIGGNEEAARLSGLRVDRRKVAVYALSGLFAAVAGIVLAARLSSAQPQAAQGYELDAIAAVVIGGASLSGGVGKASGTLIGALILAVLRNGLNLLSVSAFWQQVVIGAVIALAVLLDTVRRRAGATTAPAGGGGGRRAASAVKYTVAAVVVAAIVGGVSLWNNGSSSDGGRVTMGLSLSTLNNSFFVQFKEGAQAEAKAKGVDLTVTDAQNDASQQTNQVQNFISEGMTSVILNPVDSDAASPSVRSADKAGIPVVAADRGVTKAKTATLVASDNIAGGRQAAATLADKLGGKGRILVLQGTAGTSASRERGQGFADGIKKYPGIKVVAEQPADFDRAKGLDVTTNMLQVHSDVDGVFAENDEMALGAVKALGSEAGSSVQVVGFDGTPDGLKAVAAGTLHASVAQQPELLGKLSVRNALEAGRGERIPAAVRVPVKVVTEKNVDAFS, from the coding sequence ATGACCACTGAGACGCGCGGGGCGGCGAAGTCCACGACGGGGGTGCGCGGGGCCCGCAGACTACTGCTCGACAACGGTGCACTGAGCGCTCTCGTCGTCCTGGTCGTGGTGCTCTCACTGTCGTCCGGTGACTTCCTGACGACGCGGAACCTGCTCAATGTCGGGGTGCAGGCGGCGGTGACGGCGATCCTCGCCTTCGGTGTCACCCTCGTCATCGTCTCCGCCGGCATCGACCTGTCGGTCGGCTCGGTCGCGGCGCTCTCCGCGACCGTGCTGGCGTGGTCGGCGTCTTCGGCGGGGGTCCCGGTCTGGCTGGCGGTGGTGCTCGCCGTCGCCACCGGCGCGGCCTGCGGCGTGGTCAGCGGTGTCCTGGTCTCGTACGGGAGGCTGCCGTCGTTCATCGCCACACTGGCGATGCTCTCCGTCGGGCGCGGCCTTTCCCTGGTGATCTCCGAGGGCCGCCCGCTGCCGTTCCCGCACTCCGTCTCCCGTCTGGGCGACACGCTCGGGGACTGGCTCCCCGTGCCGGTCATCGTGATGGTCGCGGTCGGCCTGGTGACCGCTGGGATCCTGGGCCGTACATTCCTGGGCCGGTCCCTGTACGCCATCGGAGGCAACGAGGAGGCCGCGCGCCTCTCCGGTCTGCGGGTCGACCGGCGGAAGGTGGCCGTCTACGCCCTGTCGGGGCTGTTCGCGGCCGTAGCGGGCATCGTGCTCGCCGCGCGACTCTCCTCGGCGCAGCCGCAGGCTGCTCAGGGGTACGAACTCGACGCCATCGCCGCGGTGGTCATCGGCGGCGCGAGCCTGTCAGGTGGTGTCGGCAAGGCGTCGGGGACGCTCATCGGCGCGCTGATCCTCGCCGTACTGCGCAACGGGCTGAACCTGCTGTCCGTCTCGGCGTTCTGGCAGCAGGTGGTCATCGGGGCGGTCATCGCCCTCGCCGTACTCCTCGACACGGTCCGCCGGCGCGCCGGTGCGACGACCGCGCCCGCGGGAGGCGGCGGGGGCCGGAGAGCCGCGTCGGCGGTGAAGTACACCGTCGCGGCGGTCGTGGTGGCCGCGATCGTCGGGGGTGTCTCCCTCTGGAACAACGGATCGTCCTCGGACGGCGGCCGGGTCACGATGGGGCTGTCGCTATCCACGCTCAACAATTCGTTCTTCGTGCAGTTCAAGGAGGGGGCCCAGGCTGAGGCGAAGGCGAAGGGCGTCGATCTCACGGTGACCGACGCGCAGAACGACGCCTCCCAACAGACCAACCAGGTACAGAACTTCATCAGCGAGGGCATGACCTCGGTGATCCTCAACCCCGTCGACTCCGACGCGGCGAGCCCCTCGGTCCGCTCCGCCGACAAGGCGGGTATCCCGGTGGTCGCGGCCGACCGCGGTGTGACCAAGGCGAAGACGGCGACGCTGGTCGCGTCGGACAACATCGCGGGCGGCCGGCAGGCGGCGGCCACCCTCGCGGACAAGCTGGGCGGCAAGGGCAGGATTCTGGTCCTGCAAGGTACGGCGGGTACGTCGGCGAGCCGGGAGCGCGGTCAGGGGTTCGCCGACGGGATCAAGAAGTACCCGGGAATCAAGGTGGTGGCCGAGCAGCCGGCGGACTTCGACCGTGCGAAGGGGCTGGACGTGACGACCAATATGCTACAGGTCCACTCCGATGTGGACGGCGTCTTCGCCGAGAACGACGAGATGGCGCTCGGCGCGGTCAAGGCACTGGGCTCCGAAGCGGGTTCATCGGTACAGGTCGTCGGTTTCGACGGAACGCCCGACGGACTCAAGGCGGTCGCGGCCGGCACGCTCCACGCCTCCGTGGCGCAGCAGCCGGAGCTGCTCGGAAAGCTGTCCGTGCGCAACGCCCTGGAGGCGGGGCGGGGCGAGCGGATTCCGGCCGCGGTGAGGGTGCCCGTGAAGGTGGTGACGGAGAAGAACGTCGACGCCTTCTCGTGA
- a CDS encoding 50S ribosomal protein bL37 — protein MSSKRRRKKRARRKNSANHGSRPQS, from the coding sequence ATGTCGTCGAAGCGACGTCGTAAGAAGAGGGCACGCCGCAAGAACTCGGCCAACCACGGCAGCCGCCCCCAGTCCTGA
- a CDS encoding L-talarate/galactarate dehydratase: MTGEATVDRIAWIKLSSVTLPLATPISDAKVLTGRQKPMTEVAFLFAEIVTESGHEGIGFSYSKRAGGPGQFAHAREVAPALIGEDPSDIGRLWTTLVWAGASVGRSGLATQAIAAFDIALWDLKAKRAGLPLAKLLGAHRDSVRCYNTSGGFLHTPTEQVLDNASASLASGIGGIKIKVGHPDRKQDLRRLTALREHVGDDVPLMVDANQQWDRPTAQRMGRALEEFDLVWIEEPLDAYDAQGHAALAASLDTPVATGEMLASVAEHYELIRHGAADVIQPDAPRIGGITQFLKLAALADHHHLQLAPHFAMEIHLHLAAAYPHEPWVEHFDWLEPLFNERLETRDGRMRVSSRPGLGITLTPQAREWTQQRYEVGTRP, translated from the coding sequence CTGACGGGTGAGGCGACCGTCGACAGGATCGCCTGGATCAAGCTGTCCTCCGTCACCCTGCCGCTGGCGACCCCCATCAGTGACGCGAAGGTGCTCACCGGGCGGCAGAAGCCGATGACGGAGGTGGCGTTCCTCTTCGCGGAGATCGTCACCGAGAGCGGCCACGAGGGCATCGGCTTCAGCTACTCCAAGCGGGCGGGCGGACCCGGTCAGTTCGCCCACGCCAGAGAGGTCGCGCCCGCTCTCATCGGTGAGGACCCCAGCGACATCGGGAGGCTGTGGACCACCCTCGTCTGGGCCGGTGCCTCCGTCGGCCGCAGCGGGCTCGCCACCCAGGCGATAGCCGCCTTCGACATCGCACTGTGGGACCTCAAGGCCAAGCGCGCCGGGCTCCCACTGGCCAAACTCCTCGGCGCCCACCGCGACTCGGTCCGCTGCTACAACACCTCGGGCGGGTTCCTGCACACGCCGACCGAGCAGGTACTCGACAACGCGTCGGCCTCGCTGGCCAGCGGCATCGGCGGTATCAAGATCAAGGTCGGCCACCCCGACCGCAAGCAGGACCTGCGCAGGCTCACCGCGCTCCGCGAACACGTCGGCGACGACGTCCCTCTCATGGTCGACGCCAACCAGCAGTGGGACCGCCCCACCGCGCAGCGCATGGGCCGCGCGCTCGAAGAGTTCGACCTCGTCTGGATCGAGGAACCCCTCGACGCCTACGACGCCCAGGGACACGCGGCCCTCGCCGCCTCCCTCGACACCCCAGTCGCCACCGGCGAGATGCTCGCCAGCGTCGCGGAGCACTACGAACTCATCCGGCACGGCGCCGCCGACGTCATCCAGCCCGACGCCCCCCGTATCGGCGGGATCACCCAATTCCTCAAACTCGCGGCACTCGCCGACCACCATCATCTCCAGCTCGCACCGCACTTCGCGATGGAGATCCACCTGCACCTCGCCGCCGCCTACCCGCACGAGCCGTGGGTCGAGCACTTCGACTGGCTCGAACCCCTCTTCAACGAGCGCCTGGAGACGCGGGACGGCCGCATGCGTGTCTCCTCCCGCCCCGGCCTCGGCATCACGCTGACACCACAGGCCCGCGAGTGGACCCAGCAGCGGTACGAGGTGGGCACCCGCCCCTGA
- the kdgD gene encoding 5-dehydro-4-deoxyglucarate dehydratase, whose protein sequence is MPQFSPDEAARKMGTGLLSFPVTHFDEDDLSFDEGAYRDNIAWLGQFAPAGLFAAGGTGEFFSLTSDEVERVVTAAVREAPAGVPVIAPAGYGTATAVDLARRAERAGAHGILLMPPYLTEVSQEGLAAHVRAVCAATGLGVTLYSRANAVYEDTTVAQLAESCPNLVGFKDGVGDLELMTRVYSRLGDRLVYVGGLPTAEMFALPYLELGVSTYSSAIFNFAPRFALDFYDAVRAHDSAEVYRRLGDFVLPFCAIRRRRPGYAVSIIKAGMRAIGRPAGPVRTPLTDLDATELAELTDLIKKTV, encoded by the coding sequence ATGCCGCAGTTTTCACCCGACGAGGCCGCGCGGAAGATGGGAACGGGCCTGCTGTCCTTCCCCGTCACCCACTTCGATGAGGACGACCTCTCCTTCGACGAGGGTGCCTACCGGGACAACATCGCCTGGCTCGGCCAGTTCGCCCCGGCAGGACTGTTCGCGGCGGGCGGTACGGGGGAGTTCTTCTCCCTCACCTCCGACGAGGTCGAGCGGGTCGTGACCGCCGCCGTGCGCGAGGCACCCGCCGGCGTCCCCGTGATCGCTCCCGCCGGATACGGCACGGCGACCGCCGTCGACCTCGCCCGGCGCGCCGAGCGGGCCGGAGCCCACGGCATCCTGCTCATGCCGCCCTACCTGACCGAGGTCTCGCAGGAGGGCCTCGCGGCGCACGTCAGGGCCGTCTGCGCCGCCACCGGCCTCGGCGTGACGCTCTACAGCAGGGCCAACGCCGTCTACGAGGACACGACGGTCGCGCAGCTCGCGGAGAGCTGCCCCAACCTCGTCGGTTTCAAGGACGGCGTGGGCGACCTCGAACTCATGACCCGCGTCTACTCCCGCCTCGGCGACCGCCTGGTCTACGTCGGGGGACTGCCCACGGCGGAGATGTTCGCGCTGCCCTACCTCGAACTCGGCGTGAGCACCTACTCGTCCGCCATCTTCAACTTCGCCCCCCGCTTCGCCCTGGACTTCTACGACGCGGTCCGCGCCCATGACAGCGCCGAGGTGTACCGACGGCTGGGCGACTTCGTACTCCCCTTCTGCGCCATACGCAGGCGCCGTCCCGGCTACGCGGTCAGCATCATCAAGGCGGGCATGCGGGCGATCGGACGGCCCGCGGGGCCCGTCCGTACCCCGCTCACCGACCTCGACGCCACCGAACTCGCCGAACTGACCGACCTCATCAAGAAGACCGTCTGA
- a CDS encoding MFS transporter: MKATDRPNEPATPTAGAPEAGATGHGSPKSGTPVAGSTGTRVRPARLRYWILAMLFVVTTINYADRSTLSIAGDSMQKDLGVSSGELGLLFSAFSWSYLIAQLPGGWMLDRYGSKKVYGAGIFLWSVFTMLQGAIGFFSGAAVALLFVLRFAVGAAEAPSFPGNSRIVAAWFPTRERGTAAALFNSAQYFATVAFSPLMGWLVVTLGWEHVFTVIGGVGVLLALLWTKVIHPPRSHPRMTEAELDHIGEGGALIDMDQPAAEDLGPEDSRARAEATSVRANLRHVGKMLAHRTMLGVFVGQYFINTITWFFLTWFPVYLVQERGMSILEAGVVASLPALCGFAGGVLGGFLSDRLARRGMTLTAARKTPIVVGLLLSTTILVCNYVSASWLVVGIMALSFFGKGLGALGWAVMADISPQQISGLAGSVFNAFGAVAGIVTPIVIGYMIDATGSFDLALVFVGACAAMAVVSYLFIVKDIRRLDLADIDSATAPPATSAPAA; the protein is encoded by the coding sequence ATGAAAGCTACAGACCGGCCGAACGAGCCGGCCACCCCCACGGCCGGAGCCCCGGAAGCAGGGGCAACCGGCCACGGATCCCCGAAGTCGGGGACACCCGTGGCCGGGAGCACCGGGACCCGTGTCCGCCCCGCGCGTCTGCGGTACTGGATCCTCGCGATGCTGTTCGTGGTGACCACCATCAACTACGCGGACCGCTCCACGCTCTCGATCGCCGGCGACTCGATGCAGAAGGATCTGGGCGTCAGTTCGGGAGAGCTCGGCCTCCTCTTCTCCGCCTTCTCGTGGTCGTATCTCATCGCCCAACTGCCCGGCGGCTGGATGCTCGACCGCTACGGCTCGAAGAAGGTCTACGGCGCGGGTATCTTCCTGTGGTCGGTCTTCACGATGTTGCAGGGCGCCATCGGCTTCTTCAGCGGGGCCGCCGTCGCCTTGCTGTTCGTCCTGCGCTTCGCGGTCGGCGCGGCCGAGGCGCCTTCCTTCCCCGGCAACTCCCGTATCGTCGCCGCCTGGTTCCCCACGAGGGAGCGCGGAACGGCTGCCGCCCTCTTCAACTCCGCGCAGTACTTCGCCACCGTCGCCTTCTCACCTCTCATGGGCTGGCTGGTGGTGACCCTCGGCTGGGAGCATGTCTTCACCGTCATCGGTGGAGTCGGTGTCCTCCTCGCGCTGCTCTGGACCAAGGTGATCCATCCGCCCCGCTCCCACCCGAGGATGACGGAGGCGGAGCTCGACCACATCGGCGAGGGGGGCGCGCTGATCGACATGGATCAGCCGGCCGCGGAGGATCTCGGCCCCGAGGACTCCAGGGCCAGGGCGGAGGCCACCAGTGTGCGGGCCAATCTGCGCCATGTCGGGAAGATGCTGGCTCACAGGACCATGCTGGGGGTTTTCGTGGGTCAGTACTTCATCAACACCATCACCTGGTTCTTCCTGACCTGGTTTCCCGTCTATCTGGTCCAGGAGCGCGGGATGTCCATCCTGGAGGCCGGTGTCGTGGCCTCGCTCCCCGCCCTGTGCGGATTCGCCGGCGGGGTGCTCGGCGGTTTCCTCTCCGACCGGCTGGCCCGTCGAGGGATGACGCTGACCGCCGCGCGCAAGACCCCGATCGTGGTGGGGCTGCTGCTGTCGACCACCATTCTGGTCTGCAACTACGTCAGCGCCTCGTGGCTGGTCGTGGGGATCATGGCGCTGTCGTTCTTCGGAAAGGGGCTCGGCGCGCTCGGCTGGGCCGTCATGGCCGACATCTCCCCCCAGCAGATATCCGGGCTGGCCGGCAGTGTCTTCAACGCCTTCGGCGCCGTGGCCGGCATTGTCACACCCATCGTCATCGGCTACATGATCGACGCCACGGGCTCGTTCGATCTCGCGCTCGTCTTCGTCGGCGCCTGCGCGGCCATGGCGGTCGTCAGCTATCTCTTCATCGTGAAGGACATCAGGCGCCTCGATCTCGCCGACATCGACAGCGCCACGGCCCCGCCCGCCACCTCGGCGCCCGCCGCCTGA
- a CDS encoding ribonuclease H family protein, producing the protein MAERVIAACDGASKGNPGPAGWAWVIADSAGVPEHWEAGALGTATNNVAELTALERLLASVDAATPMEIRMDSQYAMKAVTTWLPGWKRKGWKTAAGKPVANQELVARIDELLQGRSVEFRYVPAHQVDGDRLNDFADRAASQAAIVQETAGSEHGSPQPPPAPDVVRQGGARKSSGSGAKDDTAPAKKRTSPGSSRTLNAKFPGRCRCGRSYGAGESIAKNPDGWGHPECRVLQDERA; encoded by the coding sequence ATGGCTGAACGCGTTATCGCCGCGTGTGACGGGGCGTCGAAAGGAAATCCCGGGCCCGCCGGCTGGGCCTGGGTCATTGCCGACAGTGCGGGCGTGCCCGAGCACTGGGAAGCGGGGGCGCTGGGCACCGCGACCAACAACGTCGCGGAACTCACGGCGCTCGAACGGCTGTTGGCCTCGGTCGACGCCGCGACGCCGATGGAGATCCGCATGGACTCCCAGTACGCCATGAAGGCGGTCACCACCTGGCTGCCCGGCTGGAAGCGCAAGGGGTGGAAGACGGCGGCGGGCAAGCCGGTCGCCAATCAGGAACTCGTCGCCCGTATCGACGAGTTGCTCCAGGGGCGTTCGGTGGAGTTCCGCTACGTGCCCGCCCACCAGGTCGACGGAGACCGTCTCAACGACTTCGCGGACCGGGCCGCCAGTCAGGCCGCGATCGTCCAGGAGACGGCGGGCAGCGAACACGGCTCACCGCAGCCGCCGCCCGCACCCGACGTGGTGCGCCAGGGTGGCGCACGCAAGAGCTCAGGCTCCGGCGCCAAGGACGACACGGCCCCCGCCAAGAAGCGCACGTCGCCGGGGTCCTCGCGCACCCTCAACGCGAAGTTCCCGGGCCGTTGCCGCTGCGGACGGTCGTACGGGGCGGGCGAGTCCATCGCCAAGAACCCCGACGGCTGGGGCCATCCGGAGTGCCGCGTACTCCAGGACGAGCGGGCGTAG
- a CDS encoding UbiA family prenyltransferase → MDAVERPDTTPVAPEDSGPVVRPRPLYGLLIAAHLAPTLAVSLLVTLLAVVAGQSAARCLLVAAAVLAGQLSVGWSNDAIDAVRDAETGRREKPVAAGVVGVATVRAAACAALLLCAVFSLACGPLAGAVHLLGVIAAWTYNLGLKATVLSWLPYAVGFGALPAFVSLGLPGRPAPAWWVVVAAALIGVGAHLANVLPDIAADLITGVRGWPQRLGPARVRILLPAPLVAATVLLAVAGPGPVRASEVVTPSAVTVAAVGGALLGRRFPRLPFLTAILIAAIDVVLLFLRRSALG, encoded by the coding sequence ATGGACGCCGTGGAACGGCCCGACACCACCCCCGTCGCACCCGAGGATTCCGGACCGGTCGTCCGACCGCGCCCGCTGTACGGTCTGCTGATCGCCGCACACCTGGCGCCCACCCTCGCCGTCAGCCTTCTCGTGACGCTGCTCGCGGTGGTGGCGGGCCAGAGCGCGGCGCGTTGTCTCCTGGTGGCTGCCGCCGTGCTGGCGGGCCAGCTCTCGGTCGGCTGGAGCAACGACGCCATCGACGCGGTCAGGGACGCCGAGACCGGGCGGCGGGAGAAGCCCGTGGCGGCGGGGGTGGTCGGCGTCGCCACCGTACGGGCGGCCGCCTGCGCCGCCCTGCTCCTCTGCGCGGTGTTCTCCCTCGCCTGCGGGCCGCTCGCGGGGGCCGTGCACCTCCTCGGGGTGATCGCGGCCTGGACGTACAACCTCGGCCTCAAGGCGACCGTCCTGTCCTGGCTGCCCTACGCCGTGGGGTTCGGGGCGCTGCCGGCCTTCGTCTCCCTGGGCCTGCCGGGGCGGCCCGCCCCCGCCTGGTGGGTCGTGGTCGCGGCCGCGCTGATCGGCGTCGGCGCGCATCTGGCCAATGTCCTGCCGGACATCGCCGCCGATCTGATCACCGGCGTACGCGGCTGGCCGCAGCGGCTCGGCCCCGCACGGGTCAGGATCCTGCTGCCCGCACCGCTGGTCGCCGCCACGGTGCTGCTCGCCGTCGCGGGCCCCGGACCGGTGCGCGCGTCAGAAGTGGTCACGCCGAGTGCCGTGACGGTGGCCGCGGTGGGCGGAGCCCTGCTCGGACGGCGCTTTCCCCGGCTGCCGTTTCTCACAGCGATCCTCATCGCGGCGATCGATGTCGTCCTGCTGTTCCTGCGGCGGTCCGCCCTCGGCTGA
- a CDS encoding type III polyketide synthase, which produces MTRIAAVSGVVAPHRHTQREITDMVARTCLPKGSDRRILDRLHAGARVDTRHMALPLDDYAELRDFGAANDAFIAGATSLGAEAVAEALDAAAVSPRDVDLLLFTSVTGIAAPSVDARLVGPLGLRPDVKRLPVFGLGCVAGAAGIARLHDYLVGHPDDVAVLLSVELCTLTFQPDDGSPANLVATALFGDGGAAVVACGARRPAAAGPAVVDTRSHLYPDTQQVMGWDISASGFRVVLDATVPDVVRKNLADDVDSFLADHGLERQDISAWVCHPGGPKVLEAVEESLALPEGALDVTWASLASVGNLSSSSVLHVLRDTLTRRRPPAGTPGLLLAMGPGFCSELVLLRW; this is translated from the coding sequence ATGACTCGAATCGCAGCCGTAAGCGGAGTCGTGGCCCCGCACCGTCACACCCAGCGGGAGATCACGGACATGGTCGCGAGGACCTGTCTGCCGAAGGGATCCGACCGCCGGATCCTCGACCGGCTGCACGCCGGCGCGCGGGTCGACACCCGGCACATGGCGCTGCCCCTGGACGACTACGCGGAGCTGCGTGATTTCGGCGCCGCCAACGACGCGTTCATCGCGGGCGCGACGAGCCTCGGAGCGGAGGCCGTCGCGGAAGCGCTGGACGCGGCGGCGGTCTCCCCGCGCGATGTCGACCTCCTGCTGTTCACCTCGGTGACGGGTATCGCCGCGCCCTCGGTGGACGCGCGACTGGTGGGACCGCTGGGGCTACGGCCCGACGTCAAGCGCCTGCCGGTCTTCGGGCTCGGCTGTGTGGCCGGGGCCGCCGGTATCGCGCGACTGCACGACTACCTGGTGGGCCACCCCGACGATGTGGCCGTCCTGCTGTCGGTGGAGCTGTGCACGCTCACCTTCCAGCCCGACGACGGATCCCCGGCCAATCTCGTCGCCACCGCGCTCTTCGGTGACGGGGGCGCCGCCGTGGTGGCGTGCGGGGCCCGAAGACCCGCCGCCGCGGGGCCCGCCGTCGTGGACACCCGCAGCCACCTCTACCCCGACACCCAGCAGGTCATGGGGTGGGACATCAGCGCCTCCGGCTTCCGCGTCGTGCTCGACGCGACCGTCCCCGACGTCGTGCGCAAGAACCTCGCCGACGACGTCGACTCCTTTCTCGCCGATCACGGCCTCGAACGGCAGGACATCAGCGCCTGGGTCTGTCACCCCGGCGGTCCGAAGGTACTTGAGGCCGTCGAGGAATCCCTCGCCCTGCCCGAAGGGGCGCTCGACGTGACCTGGGCGTCGCTCGCCTCGGTGGGTAACCTCTCTTCCTCCTCGGTGCTGCACGTACTGCGCGACACCCTCACCCGACGGCGTCCACCGGCCGGAACCCCGGGGCTGCTGCTCGCGATGGGGCCCGGCTTCTGCTCGGAACTCGTACTGCTTCGCTGGTGA
- a CDS encoding isoprenylcysteine carboxyl methyltransferase family protein: protein MIWYTLLVLAVGAERVAELVVSRRNTRWSLERGAVETGQRHYPVMVVLHTGLLLGALAEVWCAERPFDPVLGWTMTAVVVAAQALRWWCIRTLGPRWNTKVLVVPGLPLVESGPYRWLGHPNYVAVVAEGFALPLVHGAWLTASAFTLLNAALLTVRIRAENDALATTRVERPGPHTPGIAR, encoded by the coding sequence ATGATCTGGTACACCCTGCTGGTCCTCGCGGTCGGGGCCGAACGCGTCGCCGAACTCGTCGTGTCCCGCCGCAACACCCGCTGGAGCCTGGAGCGCGGCGCCGTGGAGACGGGGCAGCGGCACTACCCGGTGATGGTCGTGCTGCACACCGGGCTGCTCCTGGGAGCCCTGGCCGAGGTGTGGTGCGCTGAGCGCCCCTTCGACCCCGTACTCGGGTGGACCATGACCGCGGTGGTGGTCGCGGCCCAGGCGCTGCGCTGGTGGTGCATACGTACGCTGGGGCCGCGCTGGAACACGAAGGTCCTGGTGGTGCCCGGTCTTCCGCTGGTGGAGAGCGGTCCCTACCGATGGCTGGGCCACCCCAACTATGTGGCCGTGGTGGCCGAGGGGTTCGCGCTGCCCCTCGTCCACGGCGCCTGGCTGACGGCGTCGGCCTTCACCCTGCTCAACGCGGCGCTGCTCACGGTACGGATCCGCGCGGAGAACGACGCGCTCGCCACGACCCGTGTCGAGCGGCCGGGACCGCACACCCCCGGCATCGCCCGGTGA